A portion of the Edaphobacter bradus genome contains these proteins:
- a CDS encoding protease pro-enzyme activation domain-containing protein, with translation MRSPFVVRLILPALFAIGLSAFPLEAAVNNRIATVNDNSRRTIEHTIPARARLATDLGEAPADRRLDSVTLHFNMTDAQQAELNQLLIDQQNPSSPHYHQWLSPEQFAARFGLSSSDLAKISSWLTGKGLTITSVGRTGTMITFSGTVGQIEQALGTRIHAYSLNGEQHIANVADPSLPAAISDVVMGVTGLHDFKLKPRAHVRPNYTSSITGNHYIAPGDFYTIYDINPNSINGAGVSIAVVGQTDISTSDVDAFRAASGLSSNSPTIVKATGYVAGTVASDIDEAQLDVEWSGAVAPNASISFVTVGASQSASVIDALLYAISNKVAPIISISYGSCEASWGQSTLASINKSLQMANTMGITVVGPGGDSGATDCDSALSTATQGLAVDFPASSPFVTGIGGTMFNEGTGTYWNSSNGSYSGSATGYIPETVWNESNSSGLGAGGGGASAYFSKPAWQVGTGVPSDLSRDVPDISLDSAASHDGYLFCSKGSCTNGFRNSSSNLNVVGGTSVATPAFAGILALLEQKLNATTGLGNVNPQIYGLANSTYYNNAFHDINSGNNDSPCTAGTPDCPNGGSIGYNATTGYDLATGWGSLDVANFVNKWSLASPTGVNGSIGTAISTTTVSTTSASCGLQGKIALTITVAGSGSTPTGTVQIVDLGPSGTASTVLGSATLSGGTATYTLDTSTLSSGGNTINAVYSGDSNYAGSKGPLSLDIVSSSQKDFALTPCTASASARSGSTANGVTFTLTPANGFTGTITLSASADSPLSGTYTFTPSSVTIGSTSAVTTSFVLTAFVSQARTGSTLSSSNGPPLRGRAPWYVAGSGATLACALLLIAPRRRRWGALLAVLLSVAAISVSGCGSSSSSSTGSGSGGGTVTNATPGTYTVNVTATSGNLVHTSTVTFTVQ, from the coding sequence ATGCGAAGCCCTTTCGTAGTCAGGCTTATCCTCCCCGCTCTCTTCGCTATTGGTCTTTCGGCCTTTCCGCTTGAAGCGGCCGTCAATAACCGTATCGCGACAGTCAATGACAACAGCCGTCGCACGATTGAGCACACAATCCCTGCCCGGGCGCGGCTGGCAACCGATCTTGGCGAGGCTCCCGCGGATCGCAGGCTCGACTCAGTCACGCTGCACTTCAACATGACCGACGCGCAGCAGGCCGAGCTCAACCAGCTTCTCATCGACCAGCAGAATCCCAGCTCGCCACACTACCACCAGTGGCTCTCGCCGGAGCAGTTCGCCGCGCGCTTTGGGCTGTCTAGCTCCGACCTCGCCAAGATTTCCTCGTGGCTCACTGGCAAGGGCCTTACCATCACCAGCGTTGGGCGCACCGGGACGATGATCACGTTCTCCGGCACAGTCGGGCAGATCGAGCAGGCCCTCGGCACCCGCATTCACGCGTACTCTCTCAACGGCGAGCAACACATTGCCAATGTCGCCGACCCGTCGCTGCCGGCCGCTATCTCAGACGTCGTGATGGGCGTCACTGGGCTGCACGACTTCAAGCTCAAGCCGCGTGCGCATGTGCGCCCAAATTACACGTCATCCATTACTGGCAACCACTACATAGCTCCCGGTGACTTCTACACGATCTACGACATAAATCCGAACTCGATCAACGGAGCTGGAGTGTCAATCGCAGTCGTGGGACAGACTGACATCAGTACCTCTGATGTTGATGCCTTTCGCGCTGCGTCTGGTCTCTCCTCCAACTCGCCGACGATTGTTAAGGCTACGGGATACGTTGCCGGTACCGTCGCGAGCGACATCGACGAGGCTCAACTCGACGTTGAGTGGTCTGGCGCAGTTGCTCCGAATGCCTCGATTAGTTTTGTGACTGTAGGGGCGAGCCAAAGTGCCTCCGTTATTGACGCGCTTCTCTATGCCATTTCAAACAAGGTCGCTCCCATCATCAGCATCAGCTATGGCAGCTGCGAGGCTTCGTGGGGGCAGTCCACTCTTGCTTCAATCAACAAATCCCTTCAAATGGCCAACACCATGGGCATCACAGTTGTAGGGCCCGGAGGAGACTCCGGCGCGACAGACTGCGACTCTGCCCTTTCGACAGCGACGCAGGGACTGGCAGTCGACTTTCCCGCCAGCTCTCCGTTTGTGACCGGTATTGGCGGCACCATGTTCAACGAGGGAACAGGCACCTACTGGAACAGCAGCAACGGCAGCTACTCTGGCTCTGCAACCGGTTACATCCCGGAGACAGTCTGGAACGAGTCGAATTCCTCCGGTCTTGGCGCCGGTGGTGGAGGAGCCAGCGCTTACTTCAGCAAGCCCGCGTGGCAGGTCGGTACCGGTGTTCCGTCCGACCTCTCCCGTGACGTGCCGGATATCTCCCTTGATTCAGCGGCCAGCCACGATGGTTATCTCTTCTGCTCGAAGGGATCGTGCACCAACGGCTTCCGCAACTCTTCCAGCAACCTCAATGTCGTAGGCGGCACGTCGGTCGCCACGCCCGCATTTGCCGGTATCCTCGCTCTGCTTGAGCAGAAGCTCAACGCAACGACTGGCCTGGGCAATGTAAATCCTCAGATCTACGGCCTTGCCAACAGCACCTACTACAACAATGCCTTTCACGACATCAATAGCGGCAACAATGACAGCCCCTGCACAGCCGGCACGCCCGATTGTCCCAACGGCGGCAGCATCGGTTACAACGCGACGACAGGCTACGATCTTGCTACAGGATGGGGAAGCCTTGACGTAGCCAACTTCGTCAATAAGTGGAGTCTTGCCTCGCCGACGGGCGTCAACGGCTCCATCGGGACAGCAATCTCGACCACGACTGTCTCGACCACCAGCGCGTCATGCGGCCTTCAGGGCAAGATCGCTCTGACCATCACTGTCGCCGGCAGTGGCAGCACTCCCACTGGTACTGTTCAGATCGTCGATCTTGGCCCGAGCGGCACCGCCTCGACCGTCCTGGGTTCTGCTACTCTCTCTGGCGGCACTGCTACCTATACGCTCGATACCTCGACGCTTAGCTCCGGCGGCAACACCATCAACGCGGTCTACTCCGGCGACTCGAACTACGCGGGCTCGAAGGGACCGCTCTCTCTCGATATAGTCTCTTCCAGCCAAAAGGACTTCGCCCTCACCCCCTGCACCGCTTCTGCTTCGGCCAGGTCAGGTTCGACGGCAAACGGAGTCACGTTTACCCTGACGCCTGCCAACGGCTTCACCGGCACCATCACCCTCAGCGCCAGCGCAGACAGCCCGCTCTCTGGGACCTACACCTTCACTCCCTCATCTGTAACCATCGGCTCTACATCTGCGGTGACCACGAGTTTCGTCCTTACGGCATTTGTGAGCCAGGCCAGGACGGGCAGTACGCTTAGCTCTTCCAATGGGCCTCCGCTCCGTGGTCGGGCTCCGTGGTACGTCGCAGGTTCGGGAGCCACCCTCGCTTGCGCACTCCTCCTCATCGCGCCGCGCCGCAGGCGTTGGGGAGCACTGCTTGCAGTACTACTTTCCGTAGCTGCAATCAGCGTCTCTGGTTGCGGATCGAGCAGTAGCAGCTCTACGGGCTCGGGCTCTGGTGGAGGCACTGTCACTAATGCAACTCCGGGGACTTACACCGTCAATGTCACGGCCACCTCTGGCAATCTCGTGCATACCTCAACCGTCACCTTCACCGTGCAATAG
- the ppk1 gene encoding polyphosphate kinase 1, which yields MTVTKKTATKTSKRVATGKSPEHAENLFFNRDESWLKFNERVLEEANDPTNPLMERVKFLAITASNLDEFVEIRVAGILQRIEDSYSQPHQLDEGGLTAQQRLDRLSQQIASFVEAQYRCWNESLLPAMAAEKIRVLRWSELSEQARHQALEFYASEVDPLLTPVTIDPSHPFPHVLNKALCIALLLKRKRRTNGKQVASILGVVTIPRALPRLIPLCADDGYSDFILLHELIESQVERMFRGYEVLSRSAFRVTRNSNLYMQEEESRSVLESVRSELYNRRKGDAVRLEVESSATDEIVERLRTNFELEPKQVFRTDGPVNLSRLMNLYAEVKRPALKYPPFGAREFRLSAKSTDIFHELRQRDVLLHHPFDSYAAVEGFIEAGAQDPNVISMKQTLYRTSKDSPIFRALIEAGQSKDVTVVVELMARFDEDSNIRWARELEEAGVGVYHGIFGFKTHCKLSLLVRRDPDGVVRRYAHLGTGNYNPVTARFYTDVSLLTSRPDMTAAVQKVFNYLTAETEAESLKPLLVAPLTLAKETLAMIERETAHARAGRPAAIIAKVNGLIDPKTVEALYAASQAGVEIDLIVRGMCLLRPGVPGLSERIRVRSIVGRFLEHSRIFCFANGGHEDIYCGSADWMPRNLLERCEAVFPVTQPDLKRRLREEILAAYLADNTKARLLQPDGSYVRAPQSGEPFNAQEYLMRIAEGCNEKIPEVMPATV from the coding sequence ATGACTGTGACGAAGAAGACCGCTACAAAAACCTCGAAGCGCGTTGCGACTGGAAAGTCTCCGGAACATGCTGAGAACCTGTTTTTTAACCGGGATGAGTCATGGCTGAAGTTCAACGAGAGGGTGCTCGAAGAGGCGAATGATCCCACAAATCCGCTGATGGAGCGGGTCAAGTTTCTGGCTATTACGGCGAGCAATCTCGACGAGTTTGTCGAGATTCGTGTGGCTGGCATTCTGCAGCGGATCGAAGACAGCTACAGCCAGCCACATCAACTCGATGAGGGAGGCCTGACCGCGCAACAGAGGCTCGACCGGTTGAGCCAGCAGATAGCGAGCTTTGTTGAGGCCCAGTACCGATGCTGGAATGAGAGTCTGCTTCCTGCGATGGCGGCAGAGAAGATTCGAGTGCTGCGCTGGAGCGAGTTGAGCGAGCAGGCTCGCCATCAGGCCCTGGAGTTCTATGCCTCCGAGGTCGATCCCCTGTTGACGCCCGTAACAATCGATCCTTCCCATCCGTTTCCGCATGTCTTGAACAAGGCGCTGTGCATTGCTCTGCTACTCAAGCGGAAACGCCGGACCAATGGCAAGCAAGTGGCTTCGATTCTGGGCGTCGTGACGATACCGCGCGCGCTGCCAAGGCTGATTCCGCTATGCGCCGACGATGGGTATAGTGACTTTATCCTGCTGCACGAGCTGATCGAGTCTCAGGTCGAGAGGATGTTCCGGGGCTATGAGGTGCTCTCGCGGTCGGCCTTCCGCGTAACGCGCAACAGCAACCTGTACATGCAGGAGGAAGAGTCACGTTCAGTGCTGGAAAGCGTGCGTTCGGAGCTCTACAACCGCCGCAAGGGCGACGCCGTGCGGCTGGAGGTTGAGAGTTCTGCGACCGATGAGATCGTTGAGCGGCTGCGGACGAACTTCGAACTCGAGCCAAAGCAGGTCTTTCGTACCGATGGGCCAGTGAATCTGTCGCGGCTGATGAACCTGTATGCCGAGGTAAAGCGGCCCGCGCTGAAGTATCCGCCATTTGGAGCACGCGAGTTCAGGCTGAGCGCGAAGTCTACTGATATCTTTCATGAACTGCGGCAAAGAGACGTTCTATTACATCATCCCTTCGATTCGTACGCTGCAGTGGAGGGTTTCATTGAGGCGGGCGCGCAGGACCCTAATGTCATCTCGATGAAGCAGACGCTCTACCGCACAAGCAAGGACTCGCCGATCTTCCGCGCGCTGATTGAAGCAGGCCAGAGCAAGGATGTGACGGTCGTTGTAGAGCTGATGGCGCGTTTTGACGAAGACTCGAACATCCGCTGGGCGCGCGAGTTGGAAGAAGCGGGCGTGGGTGTCTATCACGGTATCTTTGGCTTCAAGACGCACTGCAAACTGTCTCTGCTGGTGCGACGCGATCCCGATGGCGTCGTACGGCGCTACGCCCATCTGGGGACGGGTAACTATAACCCCGTGACGGCGCGCTTTTACACGGACGTGAGCCTGCTGACCTCGCGACCGGATATGACTGCCGCCGTGCAGAAAGTCTTCAACTACCTGACAGCAGAGACCGAGGCGGAGTCGCTCAAGCCACTGCTGGTGGCTCCGCTGACTCTGGCGAAGGAGACGCTGGCGATGATTGAGCGTGAGACAGCACACGCCCGCGCAGGACGGCCGGCAGCGATCATTGCGAAGGTGAACGGACTCATCGACCCGAAGACGGTGGAGGCGCTGTACGCCGCCTCACAGGCGGGCGTGGAGATCGACCTCATCGTGCGAGGCATGTGCCTGCTGCGTCCCGGAGTCCCTGGTCTCAGCGAAAGGATCCGAGTGCGCAGCATCGTCGGAAGGTTCCTTGAGCACAGTCGCATCTTCTGCTTCGCCAATGGCGGCCATGAGGACATCTACTGCGGTAGCGCCGACTGGATGCCACGTAACCTGCTGGAGCGGTGCGAGGCGGTCTTCCCTGTTACTCAGCCTGACCTGAAGAGGCGGCTACGCGAGGAGATCCTCGCGGCGTACCTCGCGGACAATACCAAGGCGCGGTTGTTGCAGCCTGATGGCAGCTATGTGCGGGCTCCGCAGTCAGGCGAGCCCTTTAACGCTCAGGAATATCTGATGCGCATCGCCGAGGGTTGCAACGAAAAGATTCCTGAGGTCATGCCGGCGACCGTTTAG
- a CDS encoding alpha/beta hydrolase codes for MNTDSVRPEDQNALAATTVILESRLQKHLQFASQYMEEKHDLIAYLPPMYEAEQERRYPVLFMQDGQNLFDPKTAFIPGNHWRMGETADELIAADAIEPLIIVGIYNTGKRRIDEYTPTEDTRLGGGQADAYGRMLTEELRPFIERTYRTRPGAGNYGIGGSSLGGLVSLYLGLRYPTIFGRLAVMSPSVWWQNRAILKSVAGIDRKPDLRIWLDVGTCESRRAVPNARALERGLIRKGWQLGQDLAYTEAQGAEHNELAWAQRVAPMLRFLFPPE; via the coding sequence ATGAATACGGATTCGGTCAGACCTGAAGATCAGAACGCGCTCGCGGCCACAACAGTAATCCTTGAGTCGCGCCTGCAAAAGCATCTGCAGTTTGCCTCGCAGTATATGGAGGAGAAGCATGACCTGATCGCCTATCTGCCTCCAATGTATGAAGCCGAGCAAGAACGCCGCTATCCTGTTCTATTTATGCAGGATGGCCAGAATCTGTTCGACCCGAAGACCGCGTTTATCCCGGGAAACCACTGGCGCATGGGAGAGACCGCCGACGAGTTGATTGCCGCGGACGCCATCGAGCCTCTGATCATTGTGGGCATTTATAACACTGGCAAGCGCCGCATTGACGAGTACACGCCTACGGAAGACACACGGCTTGGGGGTGGACAGGCAGATGCTTACGGCCGAATGCTGACCGAGGAGCTAAGGCCTTTTATCGAAAGGACTTATCGCACACGACCTGGAGCCGGCAACTATGGGATTGGCGGGTCGTCGCTGGGAGGGCTGGTTTCGCTCTACCTTGGGTTGCGCTATCCCACGATCTTTGGCAGGCTCGCTGTGATGTCGCCCTCGGTATGGTGGCAGAATCGCGCCATTCTGAAGTCGGTAGCCGGAATCGATAGGAAGCCGGACCTTCGAATCTGGCTGGATGTGGGCACATGCGAGAGTAGGCGAGCTGTTCCGAACGCGCGCGCTCTTGAACGAGGATTGATCAGAAAGGGATGGCAGCTCGGTCAGGACCTTGCTTACACCGAGGCGCAAGGCGCGGAGCACAATGAACTGGCCTGGGCTCAACGTGTGGCTCCGATGCTGAGGTTTCTCTTTCCGCCAGAGTAG
- a CDS encoding esterase family protein — MNREYHRWWSNDLQRDMEMLVFGHGGAKVLVFPTSQGRFFEYEDNQMIASVADRIDAGHLQFFCVDSVDSESWYNKGAHPYWRVQRHLQYERYLLNDVLPLTWRMNSSPRTITTGCSFGGYHALNLAFRHPDKVNGCVTMGGAYDIKQFLDGWYSDDAYFNNPPDYLSNCTDGWRYNHMRTILATGEWDICLGDNQRMAEVLGSRGIPHELYVWGDHADHDWPWWRSMIRVYLE; from the coding sequence TTGAACCGCGAATATCATCGCTGGTGGTCAAATGATCTTCAGCGCGACATGGAGATGCTCGTCTTCGGCCATGGCGGCGCAAAAGTTCTTGTCTTTCCAACGTCTCAGGGGCGCTTCTTCGAATATGAAGACAACCAGATGATCGCCTCCGTCGCCGACCGCATCGACGCCGGGCATCTCCAATTCTTTTGCGTCGACAGCGTGGACAGCGAGAGCTGGTACAACAAAGGCGCGCACCCCTATTGGCGAGTACAGCGCCACCTCCAGTACGAGCGCTACCTTCTCAACGATGTCCTGCCGTTGACGTGGCGCATGAACTCCTCACCCCGCACCATCACGACTGGCTGCAGCTTTGGTGGCTACCATGCGCTCAACCTCGCCTTCCGCCATCCTGACAAGGTCAACGGCTGCGTCACGATGGGAGGCGCGTACGACATCAAACAGTTTCTCGATGGCTGGTATAGCGATGACGCTTACTTCAATAATCCACCCGACTATCTATCGAACTGCACCGACGGCTGGCGCTACAACCACATGCGCACCATTCTGGCTACGGGCGAATGGGACATATGCCTTGGCGATAATCAGCGGATGGCCGAGGTCCTGGGGAGCCGAGGCATTCCTCATGAGCTCTATGTCTGGGGCGATCATGCCGACCACGATTGGCCGTGGTGGCGTTCAATGATAAGGGTTTATCTGGAATGA
- a CDS encoding ATP-grasp domain-containing protein: MKKIGVIFGMESTFPPALVDKINSMGEPGIHAELASIGEVRMAEPSPYDVIVDRISHDIPFYRGYLKNAALSGTTIINNPFWWSADDKFFNFALGTKLGVAIPKTVLLPHKQHPAGTTDQSMRNLQFPLPWESIFSYVGFPAFLKPFDGGGWRDVYKVDSPEEFFHAYDQTRDLCMTLQRAVKFKEYFRCYVVGQEKVHIMHYDPSAPFHERYVKNPPPVDAKLLQRVERDALILCRALGYDLNTVEFACEGGIPYAIDFMNPAPDADVNSVGQKNFDWIVNAVAELAVRKAKEHAGQPYTYRWSTFLSGQSDESAGATQTSSTNISEPKKKTRG, from the coding sequence GTGAAAAAGATCGGGGTCATCTTCGGGATGGAGAGTACGTTCCCTCCAGCGTTGGTCGACAAGATCAACTCCATGGGGGAGCCAGGAATCCACGCAGAGCTTGCGTCCATTGGAGAGGTCCGTATGGCGGAGCCTTCTCCCTACGATGTCATCGTCGACCGCATCTCCCATGACATCCCCTTCTATCGCGGCTATCTCAAGAACGCGGCGTTGTCGGGCACGACGATCATCAACAATCCGTTCTGGTGGAGCGCGGACGACAAGTTCTTCAACTTCGCGCTTGGTACCAAACTGGGAGTCGCGATCCCCAAAACGGTGCTCTTGCCGCACAAGCAGCATCCGGCGGGGACTACTGATCAGTCCATGCGCAATCTGCAATTTCCATTGCCGTGGGAGAGCATCTTCAGCTATGTAGGTTTCCCCGCATTTCTGAAACCCTTCGACGGCGGCGGCTGGCGGGACGTTTACAAGGTGGACTCGCCTGAAGAGTTCTTCCACGCCTATGACCAGACCCGCGATCTCTGTATGACGTTGCAGCGCGCCGTGAAGTTTAAGGAGTACTTTCGCTGCTACGTTGTCGGCCAGGAGAAGGTGCACATCATGCACTACGATCCGTCGGCTCCCTTCCACGAGCGCTATGTGAAGAATCCGCCGCCGGTCGATGCCAAGCTGCTGCAGCGCGTGGAGCGGGATGCGCTGATCCTCTGCCGCGCCCTTGGTTACGACCTCAACACCGTCGAGTTCGCCTGCGAAGGCGGCATCCCCTATGCCATCGACTTCATGAATCCCGCGCCGGACGCGGATGTCAATTCCGTTGGACAGAAGAACTTTGACTGGATCGTAAATGCAGTGGCAGAACTCGCCGTTCGCAAAGCGAAGGAGCACGCAGGTCAGCCTTATACGTATCGCTGGAGTACATTTCTGAGCGGTCAATCCGATGAATCGGCGGGCGCCACGCAGACTAGCTCTACAAATATCTCAGAACCAAAGAAGAAGACCAGGGGGTGA
- a CDS encoding carboxylate-amine ligase codes for MNRPSLSIGIEEEYQTIDPETRDLRSHIQSEILPKAKRVLHESVKPEMHQSVIEVGTRVCCGIKEAREDIRNLRRAMITLASQNGLLLAAGSTHPFADWKVQEIYPDERYHKVLQELQMVARANLVFGLHVHVGIEDRNTAIHIMNSMRYFLPHILALSTNSPFWEGQPTGFKSYRSKVFERFPRTGIPDVFANWADYETFVNLLVKTGCIDNGKKIWWDIRPHPHFNTLEVRVCDIPMRLDETMAIAALIQATVAMLYKLHASNKSYRIYGRALLMENKFRAARYGLDGKLIDFGKEEEVPLRDLMPEYLNLIDDVVDELGSREEIDYIHEMLKMGTGADRQLKVYEETGDLKKVVDYMVSETRVGVCEPTPALA; via the coding sequence ATGAACCGGCCAAGCCTCAGCATCGGAATTGAAGAGGAGTACCAGACGATCGATCCGGAGACACGTGATCTCCGGTCGCACATTCAATCGGAGATTCTTCCCAAGGCCAAGCGCGTGTTGCACGAATCGGTCAAGCCAGAAATGCACCAGTCCGTTATCGAAGTGGGAACCAGGGTCTGCTGCGGCATCAAGGAGGCGCGCGAGGACATCCGCAACCTGCGGCGCGCGATGATTACGCTCGCCAGTCAGAACGGCCTGCTGCTTGCCGCCGGCAGTACGCATCCCTTCGCCGACTGGAAGGTCCAGGAGATCTACCCGGACGAGCGCTACCATAAGGTGCTCCAGGAGCTTCAGATGGTTGCCCGTGCCAATCTTGTGTTCGGGCTCCATGTGCACGTCGGCATCGAGGACCGGAACACCGCGATCCACATCATGAATTCGATGCGGTACTTTCTGCCTCACATTCTTGCTCTCTCCACAAACTCACCATTCTGGGAGGGCCAGCCGACGGGATTCAAGTCATATCGCTCCAAGGTCTTTGAGCGCTTTCCGCGCACGGGCATCCCCGACGTCTTCGCCAACTGGGCTGACTATGAGACGTTCGTGAACCTGCTGGTCAAGACAGGCTGCATCGACAACGGCAAGAAGATATGGTGGGACATCCGTCCTCATCCACACTTCAACACGCTTGAAGTGCGTGTGTGCGATATCCCCATGCGGCTCGACGAGACGATGGCCATCGCGGCCCTCATTCAGGCAACAGTTGCGATGCTGTACAAGCTGCACGCGTCCAACAAGAGCTACCGTATCTACGGACGCGCATTGCTGATGGAAAACAAGTTCCGCGCAGCCCGCTACGGCCTCGACGGTAAGCTCATCGATTTCGGAAAAGAAGAAGAGGTTCCGTTACGCGATTTGATGCCGGAATACCTGAACTTAATCGACGATGTCGTTGATGAGCTCGGCTCTCGCGAAGAAATTGACTACATACACGAAATGCTTAAGATGGGTACCGGAGCCGACCGCCAACTCAAGGTGTATGAAGAAACTGGCGACTTGAAGAAGGTTGTGGATTACATGGTCTCCGAGACTCGGGTCGGGGTCTGCGAGCCTACTCCTGCACTCGCATAG
- a CDS encoding aminopeptidase has translation MNQPVLTDLTKTAFDPELSPGAYNAVNTCLRIQPSEKVTLITDQECLEIAASLAHELAKVGSQFKAFVLEDLAPRPLTGLPEEIASDMETSQVSIFAVRVQQRELKSRMQMTDIVNRRRIRHAHMVNINRQIMLEGMRADYNRVDALSRNVIDIVSRAKEIRATNPAGSDFTARLNPNYRWLKTSGIISPDKWGNLPGGEVFTTPGEVNGICVVDGVVGDYLCEKYQDLASHPLTIHIKNNRITEVFSDNKELEAEFWQYTHTDENSDRVGEFAIGTNIELTHLVGKILQDEKFPGVHIAFGNPYGAHTGADWYSSTHIDVVGTRFNIWVDGRQIMADGRFLIEA, from the coding sequence TTGAATCAACCTGTTCTCACCGATCTCACGAAGACCGCATTTGATCCTGAACTCTCCCCCGGCGCATATAACGCGGTTAACACTTGCCTGCGCATTCAGCCGTCTGAGAAGGTCACGCTCATTACCGACCAAGAGTGCCTTGAGATCGCAGCCAGCCTTGCACACGAACTCGCCAAGGTTGGCTCCCAATTCAAAGCGTTTGTTCTGGAAGACCTTGCGCCTCGCCCTCTCACCGGGTTGCCGGAAGAGATCGCAAGCGATATGGAAACCAGTCAGGTCAGCATCTTCGCCGTCCGCGTGCAGCAAAGGGAACTGAAGTCGCGCATGCAGATGACCGACATCGTCAACCGGCGCAGGATTCGCCACGCCCATATGGTTAACATCAATCGCCAGATCATGCTGGAAGGCATGCGCGCGGACTACAACCGTGTCGACGCGCTCAGCCGGAATGTCATCGACATCGTCAGCCGGGCGAAAGAGATCAGGGCAACGAACCCCGCGGGTAGCGATTTCACGGCACGGCTGAACCCGAACTACCGCTGGCTCAAGACCAGCGGCATCATCAGCCCGGACAAGTGGGGCAATCTTCCCGGGGGCGAGGTCTTCACGACTCCCGGAGAAGTCAACGGGATCTGCGTCGTCGACGGCGTCGTCGGAGACTATCTGTGTGAAAAGTATCAGGACCTCGCAAGCCATCCCCTGACCATCCACATCAAGAACAACCGCATCACCGAAGTCTTCAGCGACAACAAGGAGTTGGAGGCGGAGTTCTGGCAGTACACCCACACCGATGAGAACAGTGACCGCGTTGGCGAGTTCGCCATCGGCACGAACATCGAGCTGACCCACCTCGTCGGGAAGATTCTGCAGGACGAGAAGTTCCCCGGCGTGCACATCGCCTTCGGAAATCCATATGGCGCGCACACCGGCGCGGACTGGTACTCCAGTACGCACATCGACGTCGTGGGGACGCGGTTTAATATCTGGGTGGACGGCCGGCAGATCATGGCAGACGGTCGCTTCCTTATCGAGGCCTGA